The following proteins are co-located in the Festucalex cinctus isolate MCC-2025b chromosome 15, RoL_Fcin_1.0, whole genome shotgun sequence genome:
- the dusp11 gene encoding RNA/RNP complex-1-interacting phosphatase isoform X1: MSPAKLVSTTDQQRTSRKLITRRQSENRWLDYTAVGKRLGGTRFVAFKVPLKQSLNRRLAPAQAFGPWELLDAVRADRQQLGLVVDLTFTTRYYGPQDVPSSLRHVKIPTAGHVVPADDAILAFKRAVRRFLRDNRRNDKLIGVHCTHGLNRTGYLICRYLIDVDGMDPAEAIKLFNSCRGHDIERENYIHDLCNGHPRSNAGMDERPPAWVQGQAVRQMQAGGEGAARDGRWGGGGGGGGDACGFFTPAPAAKRRQAHVWPQHDVGPQFSPPAAKSREPPKRPQYEWPQHDGPQFFPPAAKSRGAPKRPQYEWSQNEGPQHYRPPPQSGHLPFPRARLPAANSSGRPRPRRAGTRGRGAPASRPARRWADQRRAAEDEGWR; the protein is encoded by the exons ATGTCACCAGCAAAACTCGTTTCCACCACG GACCAGCAGCGAACAAGTCGCAAACTGATCACACGACGTCAATCCGAAAAcag GTGGCTGGACTACACGGCGGTGGGCAAGCGACTGGGCGGGACTCGTTTTGTGGCCTTCAAGGTTCCTCTCAAGCAG TCTCTGAACCGGAGGCTGGCGCCCGCCCAGGCCTTCGGACCCTGGGAACTGCTGGACGCCGTCAGGGCCGACCGCCAACAACTGGGCCTTGTCGTCGACTTGACCTTCACCACGCGATACTACGGACCGCAG GATGTGCCGTCGTCGCTGCGCCACGTGAAGATCCCCACGGCGGGCCACGTGGTCCCCGCCGACGACGCCATCTTGGCCTTCAAGCGCGCCGTCCGACGCTTCCTGCGAGACAACCGCCGCAACG ACAAGCTGATCGGCGTCCACTGCACGCACGGACTCAACCGCACGGGCTACCTGATCTGCAG gTACCTGATCGACGTGGATGGGATGGATCCCGCCGAGGCCATCAAAC TGTTCAACTCGTGCCGCGGACACGACATTGAGCGAGAAAACTACATACACGACCTTTGCAACGGACACCCGCGAAG CAACGCGGGCATGGACGAGCGCCCGCCGGCGTGGGTGCAGGGACAAGCCGTCCGTCAGATGCAGGCCGGCGGCGAAGGCGCCGCACGAGACGGACGctggggcggcggcggcggcggcggcggcgacgccTGCGG ATTTTTCACACCGGCGCCGGCAGCCAAAAGACGACAAGCGCACGTGTGGCCCCAACATGACGTTGGCCCcca GTTTTCCCCGCCAGCAGCCAAAAGCCGAGAACCGCCCAAGCGGCCCCAATATGAGTGGCCCCAACACGACGGCCccca GTTTTTCCCGCCAGCAGCCAAAAGCCGAGGAGCGCCCAAGCGGCCCCAATACGAGTGGTCCCAAAACGAGGGCCCCCAGCATTACCGGCCCCCTCCACAAAGCGGCCACCTTCCCTTCCCGCGCGCACGTTTGCCCGCCGCCAACTCCTCGGGACGGCCGCGGCCCCGCAGGGCCGGCACGCGCGGGCGCGGGGCCCCGGCTTCTCGCCCCGCCCGCCGCTGGGCCGATCAGCGGAGGGCTGCCGAGGACGAGGGCTGGCGCTGA
- the dusp11 gene encoding RNA/RNP complex-1-interacting phosphatase isoform X2, producing the protein MPRHDRKNGIPDRWLDYTAVGKRLGGTRFVAFKVPLKQSLNRRLAPAQAFGPWELLDAVRADRQQLGLVVDLTFTTRYYGPQDVPSSLRHVKIPTAGHVVPADDAILAFKRAVRRFLRDNRRNDKLIGVHCTHGLNRTGYLICRYLIDVDGMDPAEAIKLFNSCRGHDIERENYIHDLCNGHPRSNAGMDERPPAWVQGQAVRQMQAGGEGAARDGRWGGGGGGGGDACGFFTPAPAAKRRQAHVWPQHDVGPQFSPPAAKSREPPKRPQYEWPQHDGPQFFPPAAKSRGAPKRPQYEWSQNEGPQHYRPPPQSGHLPFPRARLPAANSSGRPRPRRAGTRGRGAPASRPARRWADQRRAAEDEGWR; encoded by the exons ATGCCTCGCCACGACCGAAAAAATGGCATTCCAGACAG GTGGCTGGACTACACGGCGGTGGGCAAGCGACTGGGCGGGACTCGTTTTGTGGCCTTCAAGGTTCCTCTCAAGCAG TCTCTGAACCGGAGGCTGGCGCCCGCCCAGGCCTTCGGACCCTGGGAACTGCTGGACGCCGTCAGGGCCGACCGCCAACAACTGGGCCTTGTCGTCGACTTGACCTTCACCACGCGATACTACGGACCGCAG GATGTGCCGTCGTCGCTGCGCCACGTGAAGATCCCCACGGCGGGCCACGTGGTCCCCGCCGACGACGCCATCTTGGCCTTCAAGCGCGCCGTCCGACGCTTCCTGCGAGACAACCGCCGCAACG ACAAGCTGATCGGCGTCCACTGCACGCACGGACTCAACCGCACGGGCTACCTGATCTGCAG gTACCTGATCGACGTGGATGGGATGGATCCCGCCGAGGCCATCAAAC TGTTCAACTCGTGCCGCGGACACGACATTGAGCGAGAAAACTACATACACGACCTTTGCAACGGACACCCGCGAAG CAACGCGGGCATGGACGAGCGCCCGCCGGCGTGGGTGCAGGGACAAGCCGTCCGTCAGATGCAGGCCGGCGGCGAAGGCGCCGCACGAGACGGACGctggggcggcggcggcggcggcggcggcgacgccTGCGG ATTTTTCACACCGGCGCCGGCAGCCAAAAGACGACAAGCGCACGTGTGGCCCCAACATGACGTTGGCCCcca GTTTTCCCCGCCAGCAGCCAAAAGCCGAGAACCGCCCAAGCGGCCCCAATATGAGTGGCCCCAACACGACGGCCccca GTTTTTCCCGCCAGCAGCCAAAAGCCGAGGAGCGCCCAAGCGGCCCCAATACGAGTGGTCCCAAAACGAGGGCCCCCAGCATTACCGGCCCCCTCCACAAAGCGGCCACCTTCCCTTCCCGCGCGCACGTTTGCCCGCCGCCAACTCCTCGGGACGGCCGCGGCCCCGCAGGGCCGGCACGCGCGGGCGCGGGGCCCCGGCTTCTCGCCCCGCCCGCCGCTGGGCCGATCAGCGGAGGGCTGCCGAGGACGAGGGCTGGCGCTGA
- the LOC144002486 gene encoding transcription factor 7-like 1-B isoform X2, translating to MPQLSDDGDLGASDELIPFKDEGEGERDHKTAAARRDLDDVKSALVNESESNNSASDSEAADGRATSQADAEADADADGPAGHRQLLGEALRPSGGLFPLPAYMGYPFFMIPDLCGSYLAGGSLAAAAYLPWQWPLLDMAGRAARRDPPAHPLGDAYRSHDNLAAAHPAHLAHLAHLHTLLSYRPDAASPPRAGSSRAPHVARYPDPQVAQALDWLSSAGLRSASPSSSPAAAAAAVVVKQEPGEARQCDPLRKSAAAQAVVVGGGGDRKVKGHIKKPLNAFMLFMRDERPKVVAQCQVKESATINQILGQRWHSLSKDEQAKYYELARKERLLHSQLYPGWSARDNYGKKKKRKKSKSEIHPDAAAPPPKRTHLSRPHAVSHLSHTHLSQASPASSVDSPATPTAAALASPAAPVPTSTELAHCDQPLALTTKPVRGGVRALATPTSEPPSAYR from the exons atgCCGCAGCTGAGCGACGACGGCGACTTGGGCGCCAGCGACGAGTTGATCCCGTTCAAGGATGAAGGCGAGGGCGAACGCGACCACAAGACGGCCGCCGCCCGGCGGGACTTGGACGACGTCAAGTCGGCCCTCGTCAACGAGTCCGAGAGCAACAACAGCGCGTCGGATTCCGAG GCGGCGGACGGGCGAGCCACAAGCCAGGCGGACGCGGAGGCGGACGCGGACGCGGacggcccggccgggcacaggcAGCTCCTCGGCGAAG CGCTGAGGCCGAGCGGGGGTCTCTTCCCGCTCCCGGCCTACATGGGATACCCCTTCTTCATGATTCCCGACCTGTGCGGCTCCTACCTGGCCGGCGGAAgtctggcggcggcggcg TATCTGCCGTGGCAGTGGCCCCTGCTGGACATGGCCGGAAGAGCAGCTCGGAGAGACCCGCCCGCTCACCCGCTTGGCGACGCCTACCGCTCGCATGACAACTTGGCCGCCGCCCACCCGGCCCACCTGGCCCACCTGGCCCACCTCCACACGCTGCTGTCGTACCGGCCCGATGCCGCGTCGCCGCCCCGCGCAG GCTCGTCGCGGGCACCGCACGTCGCACGCTATCCTGACCCGCAGGTGGCGCAAGCGCTGGATTGGCT CTCGTCGGCCGGCCTGCGGAGCGCTTCGCCGTCGTCCtcacccgccgccgccgccgccgccgtggtCGTCAAGCAGGAACCCGGAGAGGCCCGACAGTGCGACCCGCTGAG GAAgtcggcagcggcgcaggccgTCGTCGTGGGCGGAGGCGGCGATCGCAAGGTGAAAGGTCACATCAAGAAGCCTCTCAACGCCTTCATGTTGTTCATGAGGGACGAGCGGCCCAAAGTGGTGGCCCAGTGCCAAGTCAAGGAGAGCGCCACCATCAACCAGATACTGGGACAGCGG tgGCATTCCCTGAGCAAGGACGAGCAGGCCAAATACTACGAGCTGGCCCGGAAAGAGCGTCTGCTCCACTCGCAACTTTACCCCGGATGGTCGGCCAGAGACAACTAC ggcaagaagaagaagcgcaAGAAAAGCAAGAGCGAAATCCATCCAGACG ccgCCGCCCCCCCGCCCAAGCGCACGCACCTGTCGCGCCCGCACGCCGTCTCCCATCTGTCGCACACGCACCTGTCCCAGGCCAGCCCCGCCTCCTCGGTGGACTCCCCGGCCACGCCCACGGCGGCGGCGCTGGCATCGCCCGCCGCCCCCGTGCCCACGTCCACGGAACTCGCGCACTGCGACCAGCCGCTCGCCCTCACCACCAAGCCGGTGCGCGGCGGCGTGCGGGCGCTGGCCACGCCCACCTCGGAACCGCCCTCCGCCTACAGATGA
- the LOC144002486 gene encoding transcription factor 7-like 1-B isoform X1: MPQLSDDGDLGASDELIPFKDEGEGERDHKTAAARRDLDDVKSALVNESESNNSASDSEAADGRATSQADAEADADADGPAGHRQLLGEDVAALRPSGGLFPLPAYMGYPFFMIPDLCGSYLAGGSLAAAAYLPWQWPLLDMAGRAARRDPPAHPLGDAYRSHDNLAAAHPAHLAHLAHLHTLLSYRPDAASPPRAGSSRAPHVARYPDPQVAQALDWLSSAGLRSASPSSSPAAAAAAVVVKQEPGEARQCDPLRKSAAAQAVVVGGGGDRKVKGHIKKPLNAFMLFMRDERPKVVAQCQVKESATINQILGQRWHSLSKDEQAKYYELARKERLLHSQLYPGWSARDNYGKKKKRKKSKSEIHPDAAAPPPKRTHLSRPHAVSHLSHTHLSQASPASSVDSPATPTAAALASPAAPVPTSTELAHCDQPLALTTKPVRGGVRALATPTSEPPSAYR, encoded by the exons atgCCGCAGCTGAGCGACGACGGCGACTTGGGCGCCAGCGACGAGTTGATCCCGTTCAAGGATGAAGGCGAGGGCGAACGCGACCACAAGACGGCCGCCGCCCGGCGGGACTTGGACGACGTCAAGTCGGCCCTCGTCAACGAGTCCGAGAGCAACAACAGCGCGTCGGATTCCGAG GCGGCGGACGGGCGAGCCACAAGCCAGGCGGACGCGGAGGCGGACGCGGACGCGGacggcccggccgggcacaggcAGCTCCTCGGCGAAG ACGTGGCAGCGCTGAGGCCGAGCGGGGGTCTCTTCCCGCTCCCGGCCTACATGGGATACCCCTTCTTCATGATTCCCGACCTGTGCGGCTCCTACCTGGCCGGCGGAAgtctggcggcggcggcg TATCTGCCGTGGCAGTGGCCCCTGCTGGACATGGCCGGAAGAGCAGCTCGGAGAGACCCGCCCGCTCACCCGCTTGGCGACGCCTACCGCTCGCATGACAACTTGGCCGCCGCCCACCCGGCCCACCTGGCCCACCTGGCCCACCTCCACACGCTGCTGTCGTACCGGCCCGATGCCGCGTCGCCGCCCCGCGCAG GCTCGTCGCGGGCACCGCACGTCGCACGCTATCCTGACCCGCAGGTGGCGCAAGCGCTGGATTGGCT CTCGTCGGCCGGCCTGCGGAGCGCTTCGCCGTCGTCCtcacccgccgccgccgccgccgccgtggtCGTCAAGCAGGAACCCGGAGAGGCCCGACAGTGCGACCCGCTGAG GAAgtcggcagcggcgcaggccgTCGTCGTGGGCGGAGGCGGCGATCGCAAGGTGAAAGGTCACATCAAGAAGCCTCTCAACGCCTTCATGTTGTTCATGAGGGACGAGCGGCCCAAAGTGGTGGCCCAGTGCCAAGTCAAGGAGAGCGCCACCATCAACCAGATACTGGGACAGCGG tgGCATTCCCTGAGCAAGGACGAGCAGGCCAAATACTACGAGCTGGCCCGGAAAGAGCGTCTGCTCCACTCGCAACTTTACCCCGGATGGTCGGCCAGAGACAACTAC ggcaagaagaagaagcgcaAGAAAAGCAAGAGCGAAATCCATCCAGACG ccgCCGCCCCCCCGCCCAAGCGCACGCACCTGTCGCGCCCGCACGCCGTCTCCCATCTGTCGCACACGCACCTGTCCCAGGCCAGCCCCGCCTCCTCGGTGGACTCCCCGGCCACGCCCACGGCGGCGGCGCTGGCATCGCCCGCCGCCCCCGTGCCCACGTCCACGGAACTCGCGCACTGCGACCAGCCGCTCGCCCTCACCACCAAGCCGGTGCGCGGCGGCGTGCGGGCGCTGGCCACGCCCACCTCGGAACCGCCCTCCGCCTACAGATGA
- the LOC144002826 gene encoding drebrin-like protein B, whose product MALNMSKNGAELMAAYKDVVDGRSDVNWALMTYEGNSNTLRVAAKGGGGLAEMVEELNSGKVMYAFCRVQEPNSGVPKYVLVNWTGEGVREAHKGLRANHLSTVANFLKGAHVTINARDEDDVDPDVILAKVSKASGANSNFGESAAPQHADLPRRGAVGSVYRKTNAVEEIQLVNKDSFWSQAQREEEVRRQEEAKKAEQQRRAAEQERRDLDEKHAEEREKQIHQRNIAIDHNRLLQKQREEEERQEEERRRRISQDAAEKPSAGTRWAASAQAANEAQALISQRSFNPRDVFKQKETQAPPLDLGYGGSAPKAGKLRSPFLSQQAFDSPRPPPGHKTFQASEPAPTFFPSPENWPSGREAFRTSDLPAARQTSAPQSVSPTWSPPSSPGPGPGPGSGTTSTDDFLSRAAASSPAMPARASAQAAAEDDDWSDEFDEDLYEATPGGERMKALADAMFPAGAQDGQYAAPRALGGAGTARDDADANDDAGQNVRARAVYDYQAADDTEITFDPDDIITGIEMVDEGWWRGYGPDGHYGMFPANYVELF is encoded by the exons ATGGCGCTCAACATGAGCAAAAACGGCGCCGAGCTGATGGCGGCCTACAAGGACGTCGTGGACGGACGCTCCGACGTCAACTG gGCCTTGATGACCTACGAGGGCAACAGCAACACCCTGCGAGTGGCGGCAAAAGGAg GCGGCGGCCTGgcggagatggtggaggagcTGAACAGCGGCAAGGTCATGTACGCCTTCTGCCGAGTGCAAGAACCCAACTCGGGCGTGCCCAAATACGTGCTCGTCAACTGG ACGGGCGAAGGCGTGAGGGAGGCGCACAAGGGACTGCGTGCCAACCACTTGAGCACGGTGGCCAACTTCCTGAAG GGCGCCCACGTCACCATCAACGCCCGCGACGAGGATGACGTGGATCCTGACGTCATTCTGGCCAAAGTGTCCAAAGCGTCGGGAGCCAACTCCAACTTCGGCGAGTCCGCCGCCCCCCAGCACGCCGACCTCCCCCGCCGAGGGGCCGTG GGCTCCGTTTATCGCAAAACAAACGCCGTGGAGGAAATTCAACTCGTCAACAAAGATTCTTTTTGGAGCCAAGCGCAG agggaggaggaggtgcGGCGTCAGGAGGAGGCGAAGAAGGCGGAGCAGCAGAGGCGAGCGGCGGAGCAGGAGCGACGTGACCTGGACGAGAAACACGCCGAGGAACGAGAGAAGCAAATCCATCAGCGCAACATCGCCATCGACCACAACAG GCTGCTGCAGAAGCAACGAGAGGAAGAAGAGCGGCAGGAAGAAGAGCGGCGACGACGG ATCTCGCAGGACGCAGCAGAGAAGCCGAGCGCGGGGACGAGGTGGGCGGCGTCAGCGCAGGCCGCCAAC GAGGCCCAGGCGCTCATCTCGCAGCGCTCCTTCAACCCTCGCGACGTCTTCAAGCAGAAGGAGACTCAGGCTCCGCCTTTGGACCTCGGctatggaggctccgcccccaaAGCGG GGAAGCTGCGAAGTCCCTTTTTGTCCCAGCAAGCCTTCGACAGTCCTCGGCCTCCCCCCGGCCACAAAACCTTCCAAGCCTCGGAGCCGGCGCCGACGTTCTTCCCGTCGCCGGAAAATTGGCCCAGCGGCCGGGAAGCCTTCCGGACCTCGGACCTTCCCGCCGCTCGCCAAACTTCTGCCCCCCAAAGCGTCTCGCCTACTTGGAGTCCGCCCTCCTCGCCCGGTCCCGGTCCCGGTCCCGGTTCCGGCACCACCTCCACCGACGACTTCCTTTCGCGTGCCGCCGCCTCCTCGCCCGCGATGCCCGCCAGAGCGTCTGCCCAGGCTGCAG CCGAGGACGACGATTGGTCGGACGAGTTTGACGAGGATCTGTACGAGGCGACGCCGGGCGGCGAGCGGATGAAGGCGCTGGCGGACGCCATGTTTCCTGCCGGAGCGCAGGACGGCCAGTACGCGGCGCCGCGGGCCCTGGGTGGCGCCGGCACG GCCCGAGACGACGCTGACGCCAACGACGACGCGGGACAAAACGTCCGCGCACGAGCCGTCTACGACTACCAGGCCG CCGACGACACGGAGATCACCTTCGACCCCGATGACATCATCACGGGCATCGAGATGGTGGACGAAGGCTGGTGGCGAGGCTACGGACCCGACGGCCATTACGGCATGTTTCCCGCCAATTACGTTGAACTCTTTTGA
- the prpf38a gene encoding pre-mRNA-splicing factor 38A isoform X2: MLRADRRAGGGQGHGAQVRGRRVRGQHQAHPLPVPGAQAAADPAREGHHRRVHQERGLQVRAPARRHVHAPHRHRRRLLQVPGAALQRLQIKTQNRNGEFELMHVDEFVHELLHSERMCDIILPRLQKRQVLEEAEMLEPRVSALDDDLDDDLDEADSSSDDEDDGGERPDAGVEAHRRGARRAGAGAGAVAGDGDDRPRRSPSPRRGRRSRSPRRRSRSPKARRSPDGRRERRRASKSPRRRRQRRRRSKSPPAAHHRSHRRRSRSKTPDKSAKKSRKKSRRGDQ; encoded by the exons ATGCTTCGGGCTGACCGCCGAGCTGGTGGTGGACAAGGCCATGGAGCTCAAGTACGTGGGCGGCGTGTTCGGGGGCAACATCAAGCCCACCCCCTTCCTGTGCCTGGCGCTCAAGCTGCTGCAGATCCAGCCCGAGAAGGACATCATCGTCGAGTTCATCAAGAACGAGGACTTCAAGTACGTGCGCCTGCTCGGCGCCATGTACATGCGCCTCACCGGCACCGCCGTCGACTGCTACAAGTACCTGGAGCCGCTCTACAACGACTACAG ATCAAGACGCAGAACCGCAACGGCGAGTTTGAGCTCATGCACGTGGACGAGTTTGTCCACGAGCTTCTGCACTCGGAGCGCATGTGCGACATCATCCTGCCGCGGCTGCAGAAGCGCCAAGTCCTGGAGGAGGCCGAGATGCTGGAGCCTCGCGTCAGCGCGCTGGACGACGACCTGGACGACGACCTGGACGAGGCCGACAGCAGCAGCGACGACGAGGACGACGGCGGCGAGCGGCCCGACGCCGGCGTGGAGGCGCACCggcggggggcgcggcgggccggTGCCGGCGCCGGCGCCGTTGCCGGCGACGGCGACGACAGGCCCCGCCGCTCGCCCTCGCCGCGGCGGGGCCGCCGCAGCCGCTCGCCCCGCCGCCGCAGCCGCTCGCCCAAGGCCCGCCGCAGCCCCGACGGCCGGCGGGAGCGCCGGCGCGCCAGCAAAAGCCCGCGCCGGCGCCGCCAGCGCCGGCGACGCTCCAAGTCGCCCCCCGCCGCCCACCACAGGAGCCACCGCCGACGAAGCCGCTCCAAGACGCCCGACAAGAGCGCCAAGAAGAGTCGCAAGAAGAGTCGCAGGGGCGACCAGTGA
- the prpf38a gene encoding pre-mRNA-splicing factor 38A isoform X1, giving the protein MANRTVKDATSIHGTNPQYLVEKIIRTRIYECKYWKEECFGLTAELVVDKAMELKYVGGVFGGNIKPTPFLCLALKLLQIQPEKDIIVEFIKNEDFKYVRLLGAMYMRLTGTAVDCYKYLEPLYNDYRKIKTQNRNGEFELMHVDEFVHELLHSERMCDIILPRLQKRQVLEEAEMLEPRVSALDDDLDDDLDEADSSSDDEDDGGERPDAGVEAHRRGARRAGAGAGAVAGDGDDRPRRSPSPRRGRRSRSPRRRSRSPKARRSPDGRRERRRASKSPRRRRQRRRRSKSPPAAHHRSHRRRSRSKTPDKSAKKSRKKSRRGDQ; this is encoded by the exons ATGGCGAACAGGACGGTGAAAGACGCCACCAGCATCCACGGGACCAACCCGCAGTACCTGGTGGAGAAGATCATCCGGACCCGCATCTACGAGTGCAAGTACTGGAAGGAGGAATGCTTCGGGCTGACCGCCGAGCTGGTGGTGGACAAGGCCATGGAGCTCAAGTACGTGGGCGGCGTGTTCGGGGGCAACATCAAGCCCACCCCCTTCCTGTGCCTGGCGCTCAAGCTGCTGCAGATCCAGCCCGAGAAGGACATCATCGTCGAGTTCATCAAGAACGAGGACTTCAAGTACGTGCGCCTGCTCGGCGCCATGTACATGCGCCTCACCGGCACCGCCGTCGACTGCTACAAGTACCTGGAGCCGCTCTACAACGACTACAG GAAGATCAAGACGCAGAACCGCAACGGCGAGTTTGAGCTCATGCACGTGGACGAGTTTGTCCACGAGCTTCTGCACTCGGAGCGCATGTGCGACATCATCCTGCCGCGGCTGCAGAAGCGCCAAGTCCTGGAGGAGGCCGAGATGCTGGAGCCTCGCGTCAGCGCGCTGGACGACGACCTGGACGACGACCTGGACGAGGCCGACAGCAGCAGCGACGACGAGGACGACGGCGGCGAGCGGCCCGACGCCGGCGTGGAGGCGCACCggcggggggcgcggcgggccggTGCCGGCGCCGGCGCCGTTGCCGGCGACGGCGACGACAGGCCCCGCCGCTCGCCCTCGCCGCGGCGGGGCCGCCGCAGCCGCTCGCCCCGCCGCCGCAGCCGCTCGCCCAAGGCCCGCCGCAGCCCCGACGGCCGGCGGGAGCGCCGGCGCGCCAGCAAAAGCCCGCGCCGGCGCCGCCAGCGCCGGCGACGCTCCAAGTCGCCCCCCGCCGCCCACCACAGGAGCCACCGCCGACGAAGCCGCTCCAAGACGCCCGACAAGAGCGCCAAGAAGAGTCGCAAGAAGAGTCGCAGGGGCGACCAGTGA